GGTCGGGTCCGACGATGAGCAGGGGGATTCCGTGTACTTCGGGCCGTGCGACCGCGCGGATCAGTGCAGCAACGCCCCTGCGCGGCATGATCGAGCCGAGCGTCAGAGCGTACGTCTCCGGGAGCTCCAGTCGTGCCGCGCGTTCATCGGCGTCGGCCGGGAGCCGCACGGTGGTGGTGGGCGCGCCGCCGATCACCCGGATGCGGTCGCCGAAGTCCAGCTCGTCCGCCAGCCGGCTCGCGACCGCGTGGGTCGGGACGACGATGGCGTCGGCGAACCGTCTGGCGCGCTTAGCCATCGACTTGGTCCAGAGCGCTCTGGCCGTGCCGATCGTCTCCGGGTGCGACCAGGCCAGCGTGTCGTGGATCGTCACGGCGATCTGTTCGGAGGCGTCCGTCTGGCCGTGCTGGCGCAGCGGAGCCAGCAGGGCCGGCGCGTGCAGCATCCCGCTGAGCGAGCCGACGGGGAGGCCGGACTGCCAGGCCAGAGCCAGCTCGCGGTGGGCCAGCGGCAGCCGGATGACGTCGGCCACCCCCGGGAGCAGCAGGCGCACCTCGTCGAGCTTGTCGTCGGAGATGTTCGAGACGACGGCTTGGACGTCGCAGCCCGGAGGGGCGGTCGCGATCAACTGCCGGGTGAGCTCCTCCGTGTAGCGGCGCGAGCCGCCGGGAGCCACACCGGTCAGGTCATCGACCACCACCCTGAGTGTCGTCGTCATTCCGCTCCTGATCCAGGACTCCGTGTTGTGCTGCGTCGGCCAGCGCTTCCTCCCACGGCCGCATGGGTTCGAGGCCGACGCGCCTCCAGCCTTCGTGACCCAGCACCGAGTAGGACGGTCGGGGAGCCGGCCGGATGAACGTGGCGCTGTCGGTCGGAAGGACCCTATCAGGGTCCAGCCCGGCAGCGCTGAAGACCGCCTTGGCGAACGCGAACCAGCTTGCCTGGCCGGAGTTCGTGCCGTGGTACACCCCGGGGGGCGCGTCCGAGTCGAGGAGCGCCACGATCTGCTCGGCCAGGTCGCCGGTCCAGGTCGGCTGGCCGAGCTGGTCGGCCACGACGCTCACCGTTTCGTGGCTCTCGGCGAGTCTCACCATCGTCTTGGCGAAGTTCGCGCCGCCCGCGCCGTACAGCCATGCGGTGCGGACGATGTAGGTGCCGTCGGGATGCGCGGCCAGCGCGAGCTCTTCGCCGGCGGCTTTGGTGCGGCCGTAGGCGTTGATCGGGTCGCGCGGGGTGTCCTCGGCGTAGGGCTCGGCGCCAGACCCGTCGAAGACGTAGTCGGTGGAGACCGTCACGAACGTCGCGCCGTGCTGCGCCGCGGCCACGGCGAGGTTCTCGGTGCCGGTCGCGTTGATCGCGTAGGCGTCGTCCTCGTGGGTCTCGGCGTCATCCACCTTCGTGTAGGCGGAGGCGTTGATTACCACGTCGTGGCCCGCGACGGCGGCCAGAACAGGGTCACGGTCCGTGACGTCGAGATCGGCGCGGCCGAGGGCGGTCACATCCCGGCCGGCCAGCGCGCGCTGGAGGTCCTGACCGAGCTGGCCGCGGGCTCCGGCGATCAGATAGCGCGCCATGTCGGCCGGTCTCAGCTGTCCAGCGCGGCGCGAGCCTTCAGCGGCTCCCACCAGGTGCGGTTGTCGCGGTACCACTGCACGACCTCGGCGAGACCCTGTTCGAACGGCACCAGCGGCTCGTAGCCGAGCTCGCTGCGGATCTTCGAGATGTCCACCGAGTAGCGCAGGTCGTGGCCGAGGCGGTCGGCGACGCGGTCGACGTACGACCAGTCCTTGCCGGTCGCGTCGAGCAGCAGCTGGGTGAGCTCCTTGTTGGTGAGCTCGGTGCCGCCGCCGATGTTGTAGATCTCGCCGGCGCGGCCGTTCACCAGCACCATCGCGATGCCGCGGGTGTGGTCGTCGACGTGCAGCCAGTCGCGGATGTTGTTGCCTTCGCCGTAGAGCGGGACGTGCTTGTCGTCGATGAGGTTGGTGACGAAGAGCGGGATGACCTTCTCGGGGAAGTGGTACGGCCCGTAGTTGTTCGAGCAGCGCGTGATCGAGAGGTTGAGCCCGTGCGTGTGGAAGTAGCTGCGGGCGAGCAGATCGCTGCCGGCCTTCGACGCCGAGTACGGCGAGTTCGGCTCCAGCGGGCGCTCCTCATCCCACGAGCCCTCGGCGATCGAGCCGTACACTTCGTCGGTGGAGACATGGACGAAGCGTTTGACTTCGTTGCGGAGGGCGGCGTCCAGGAGCTGCTGGGTCCCGAGCACATTGGTCTCGACGAAGATCGACGCGTCGCGGACCGAGCGGTCGACGTGCGATTCGGCGGCGAAGTGGACGACGGCGTCCACCGAGGGGAACAGCTCGTCCAGCAGTCCGCCGTCGCGGATGTCGCCCTTCACGAAGGTGTAACGGGGCGAGTCGGAGACCGGCTCGAGGTTCGCGAGGTTGCCGGAGTAGGTCAGCGCGTCCAGAACGACCACCTCGGCCCCTTCCAGGCCCGGATAGGCGTCCTGGAGGGTGCGGCGGACGAAGTTGGAGCCGATGAATCCGGCGCCACCGGTGACGAGAATCTTCATGCGGATGGGCTGCTTTCTATGGGTGAACCGCGCACGAGTCTAGCGTGCAGGCCTGATTGGTAGACTCCCGGGGTGCAGATCCGAGAACTGACGATCCCCGACGCGTATGAGATCACCCCCGTCCAGCACGCCGACGACCGCGGACTCTTCTTCGAGTTCTACCGGTTCGACCGTCTCGAGGAGGCCGTCGGCCACTCTCTCGATCTCAAACAGGGCAACACCTCGGTGTCGCGGCGGGGGTCGGTGCGCGGCATCCACTTCGCCGACATCCCGCCGAGCCAGGCCAAGTACGTGATGGCCCCGCGCGGAGCGGTGCTCGACTTCGTCATCGACATCCGTGTGGGCTCGCCGACGTTCGGCCAGTGGGACTCGGTGCTTCTCGACGACAAGGACCGCCGCGCGCTCTACGTCGCGGAAGGGCTCGGCCACTGCTTCGTCGCCCTGACCGACGACGCCACCGTCAGCTATCTGGTCACCGATGTCTACACTCCCACGCGCGAGCACGGGATCAACCCGCTCGACAGCGACATCGCCCTCACGTTCCCGGTCCCGGAGGATGAGCTGCTGCTCTCGCTGAAGGACACGGACGCACCCGGGCTCGCTGAGGCGCAGGCGTCCGGCCTGCTGCCCACCTGGGACGCCGCACGCGACTTCTACGCCTCGCTCGCCCACAAGTAAGGGAAACTCCACACCATGCGCGGAATCATCCTCGCCGGCGGCTCCGGCACGCGGCTCTGGCCCATCACCAAGGGCATCTCGAAGCAGCTCATGCCGATCTACGACAAGCCGATGATCTATTACCCGCTGTCGACGCTGATGATGGCCGGGATCAACGAGATCCTCATCATCACGACGCCGGAGTACAACGACCAGTTCCGTGCCCTGTTCGGCGACGGCTCCGCGCTCGGCATCCGGATCGAGTACGCGGTGCAGCCCTCGCCGGACGGCCTCGCGCAGGCCTTCGTCATCGGCGAGGAGTTCATCGGCGACGAGTCGGTTGCGCTGGTCCTCGGCGACAACATCTTCCACGGTACCGGGCTCGGCTCGGCTCTGCGCCAGCACACCGACATCGACGGCGCGCTCATCTTCGCCTACCAGGTCAGCGATCCGACGGCATACGGTGTCGTGGAGTTCGACGACGACTTCACGGCGCGCTCCATCGAGGAGAAACCCGCGCAGCCGAAGAGCGAGTACGCGGTCCCCGGTCTGTACTTCTACGACAACTCGGTGGTCGAGATCGCCAAGACGATCGAGCCGAGCGCGCGCGGCGAGCTGGAGATCTCCACCGTCAACGAGCGCTACCTGGAGGCCGGGCGCTTGCAGGTGCAGGTCTTGGACCGCGGCACCGCATGGCTCGACACCGGCACCTTCGAGTCGATGATGCAGGCGTCCGAGTATGTGCGCGTCATCGAAGACAGGCAGGGCTTCAAGGTCGGCTGCATCGAGGAGATCGCCTGGCGGGCGGGATGGATCAGCGACGCGCAGCTGAGCGAGCTCTCGCAGCCGCTGGTCAAGAGCGGCTACGGGCAGTACCTGCGCCGGCTCCTCGGCGGCTGAACGGGTCAGCGACCGCGGGTGAGGAGCCAGGCCCGCACGCTCAGCGCCGCCCTTAGCGCCACTCGGACGGGCGCGAGGAGCGGACCGGGGTACTTCCCTGCGAGGAAGCGATAGGCGCTGTCGTGGTGGACGACGAGCATCCGCTTCGACTCGGATCTCGTGGAGAGCCCGCCGTGATGGATCACGGAGGCTGCGGGCTCGTAGCGGTTGCGATACCCGGACCGGGCGAAGCGGAAACCGAGATCGACATCCTCGAAGTACATGAAGTACGCCTCGTCGAAGCCGCCGATCCGCTCGAACGCCTGGCGCCGCACGAGGACGCACGCGCCGGAGAGCCAGCCGACATCGCGCGCCTCGAGCCTCCGCTCGGAGCGGTACGCGCGCGTCCACGGGTTCGTCGGCCACACGCGGACGAAAAGCGCGTGACCGATCCCCGTGCGCAGCGAGGGAATGCTGCGAGCCGACGGATAGACGGTGCCGTCCTCGTTCAGGATGCGCGGTCCCACCGCCGCGATCCGCTCGTCCGAGTCGAGCCGCTCACGCAGCACCTCGATCGAGCGGGGGCTGACGATGATGTCCGGATTGCAGATCAGGACGGCATCCACCGATTCCGGCAGCGTCCTCACCGCCAGATTGACCGCGCCGCCGTACCCGTGGTTCTCGGCCAGGGCGAGGACCCGGGCGCCGTGCGCGGACGCCACCCGCCGGGTCTCGTCGATGTCGGCGGAGCCGTTGTCTGCGATCACGACCGGATGACCGTTGTCGATCTCGGACTGCAATGAGCCGAGGAAAGAGCCGAATTGACCGCTCGAGTTATAGCTGACCGTCACGACGGCCGTCGCTTCGGCGGATCGGGGCACTCGTCGAGTGTACTTCATCCTCGCGGGGCGCTCTCAGACGCCCTTTATGCAAGGCTCCTCATCCTTCTGTGGCAAGATTGCGGACGGCACCCGACAATGGCCGAACGGCGCAAGACCAGGAAGACGAGAAAGACGACGTGACAGCAGTGAGCAGGCTATTCTCTCGGGCCGTCGAGCGCGGTCCCCGGGTGATCGCACGCAAGACCCGTACGGCCTACTCGATGCTCAAGAACAACGGTCTGCGGGCGACCTTCGGATATCTGAAGTTCAAGATCGGCTCTGTGACCGGCCCCCAGCGTCCTCGTCTGCTGGTCGACCTCGCCGATGCGGCCGCTGTGGACTGGACCGAGCTTCCGGCGCGGATCACCGATCCGATCGTCGTGTCGGACCGGCCGGTGCGGATCGCCTGGATCATGTCCCCTCCCGGCAAGGAGAGCGGCGGGCACCAGAATCTCTTCCGTTTCATCCGTTTCGCGGAGCTCGCAGGGCACATCTGCGATGTCTACCTCTACAACGCGGGCGACGCTGTGATCGACCTCCCGGTCATCCGCGACATGCTCGAGTCGTCGGAGGCCTACCCGAGGCTCGACGGCGAACTCCGGATCTGGGACCGGTCGGTCGGCGTCGCTGACGGAACCGAGGCGATCTTCGCGACCGGATGGGAGACCGCGTACCCCGCGTTCCTGGACGAGAGCCGCGCTCGCCGGCTCTACTTCGTCCAAGACTTCGAGCCGCTCTTCTACCCGCTCGGTTCGGAGGCCCTGCTGGCGCAGAACACCTATCGGTTCGGTTTCCACGGGATCACCGCGGGCGGCTGGCTCGCCGACAAGCTGAGGACCGAGTACGGGATGAAGGCGGACCACTTCGATTTCTCCGTCGATCGCTCGCTGTACACCTTCGACAACACCGGCCGGCGCAATGAGATCTTCTTCTACGCCCGCCCCGTCACCCCGCGCCGGGCGTTCGAGTTCGGCCTGATGGTGCTCACAGAGTTCGCCAAAATGCGCCCGGACGTGAAGATCAACCTGGCGGGCTGGGATGTGTCCAACTGGGAGATCCCGTTCGAGTTCGACAACCTCTCCAGCCTCCAGCTCAGCGAGCTCAACGCTGTCTACAACCGCTGTGCCGCCGGGCTCGTGCTCTCCCTCTCCAACATGTCCCTGCTGCCGCTGGAACTGCTGTCGAGCGGTGTCATCCCGGTCGTGAACGACGGAGCCAACAACCGGATGGTCTCCGGCAACGAGTACATCGTCTATGTGCCCACCTCACCGATGGCCATCGCGCAGAAGCTGGCCGAGATCGTGGATCGCCCCGACGCGCCCGCCTATGCCGCGCTGGCGTCCAAATCCGTCGCCGACACCACCTGGGAGGATTCGGGTCGGGCTTTCGTCGCCGCCTTCGAGAGGGCGATGCGTGGATAGCGCCGCGGTCATCGGAGCCAATGGGTTCCTCGGCTCTCATCTCGTCGACGCGCTCGTGGCCGAAGGGCTGTCGGTCACGGCGTTCGATCGCTTCTCGGCGCTGCCGTCGTTCGGCGCCGGCAGCGTCCGCCTCATCACGGGCGACTTCCTCAATCGGGCCGATCTGGAGCAGGCCGTCACCGGCCAGCGCTATGTCTTCCATTTCCTCTCCACCACGACACCGGCCACAGCGGCCGGCGACCCGACGTTCGACATCCGGACGAATGTCGCTCAGACGGTCGAACTGCTCGAGAGCTGTGCGGCCGCGGGAGTCGAGCGGGTCTTCTACGCCTCGACCGGCGGGGCGATCTACGGCGACCAGGGCAAGTCGGAGTATTCCGAGGCCGATCGCGCGCTGCCGGTCTCTCCTTATGGCATCGGCAAGCTCACGATCGAGCACTACCTCGAGTTCTTCCGCCGCACGCACGGGCTCGACTACACGATCCTGCGCATCTCCAACCCTTATGGAACCCGTCAGCACCTCAATCGCAAGCAGGGCCTCATCCCGATCGCGCTCCGCCGGATCGCCCGCGGCGAACCCGTTCTTCAACTGGGCGATGGCGGGATGGTGCGCGACTACATCTATGTCGAAGACCTGGTGCGCATGATCATGCCACTGGTCCGCGATGTCGGAGCCCACCGCCTCTACAACATGGGCAGCGGCACCGGCTGCTCGGTCGCACAGATCCTGGACGTGCTCCGGGACGTCACCGAGGTGGACTTCGCGATCGATGTCCGTCCGGCTCCCGCGACCTTCGTGGATCGTGTCGTGCTGGACACCTCCCGCTATGTCCACGAGTTCGGCGCGCTCATGTCCGCGACGGGGTTGCGCGAGGGCGTCGAAAGCACCTACGAAGAGATCCGGAGGCAGAGTGACTGACGCGGCGAAAGTGGACGTGACGATCGCGATCCTCACCTACAACGGCGAAACGTATCTGGGACGGATACTGGAGATGATCCGGCGGCAGGACTTCCCTGGCACGGTCGAGGTCCTGGTGGTCGATTCCGGTTCGACCGATGCGACGATCGGCATTGTCGGCTCCTTCCCCGAGGTCGTGCTCGAGCAGATCCCGAACAGCGAGTTCGGCCACGGCCGCACCCGCAACCTCGCGGCGCAGCTCGCCCGGGGCGAGTTCGTCGCCTATCTGACACACGACGCGATCCCCGCGTCGGAGTCCTGGCTCAGGGAACTGCTCGCGCCGTTCTCTCTCGACGAGAAGGTCGTGGCCGTGATGGGCAAGCAGGTGCCGCGACCGGGATGCTTCCCGCTGCTCAAGTACGAGATCCGCGGGATGTTCGCCGGGTTCGGGCCCGATTTCGGCACGACCGTGTTCTACAAGGACGACTTCGCGAAAGACGAGGGCGTGCTCGGAGCGATGAGTTTCTACTCGGATGTGAACTCCGCCGCGCGGCGCGCTTTCCTCGTCGATGTGCTGCCCTATCGCGATGTGCGCTACGCCGAGGACCAGCTGTTCGGACGCGATGTCATCGAAGCGGGCTACAAGAAGGCGTACGCCGGGCGCGCGGCGGTCGAGCACTCGAACGACCTCACCCTGGCCGAGTACGAGTTGCGCATCTTCGACGAGACGGTCGGCCTCCGGGAGATCGGCTTCCCCATCCCGGCGATGACGAAGCGCGAACAGCGCCGTCTCACGGTGCGCGGGGTCCTCGGCGACTCCCTGCGGATACTGCGCGACGGAGACTATTCCTGGAAGCGCAAGCTGTACTGGCTCGCCCGCAACCCCGTCTACCAAATCGTCAAGTGGCGGAGCTATCGAGACTCCACCCTCGTGGACCTCGACGATAAGGACGCGGTGAAGGCCAAATCCCTGGAGCATTCGCGCAAGCGAGGGTGATGCGCCTCCGGCTCGCCCCCGTCGTCCACTCCGGGCGTTTCCACTCCAGTTCTACGAAAGCCCTCAGCGTCGCAGCCGTGAGCCGTCGGCGCGATCGCTTCGCGGCGGCGAGTCGCTCACGAGGAAGAAAAAGAGCCGGTCTCCCTTGATCCGGGCTGCGCGAGACGCTCGGACGATCCGGTGAGCTGATCTTCCGCGCACGGTGGTCGAGCAGTATGCCGCGGAAGGCATCGGCCGTCGAAGACGGCGATCGACCGAGAGGCTGGGGCCTGCTCCCAAGCCGCTCCGGGTAAAGTTGGCAAGGATTTGTTTACCCTTTCTTAAGGGGAGGCAGACGATGCGCCGAATGAAAGAAAGAGGAACGATGACTCCGCGTCGAGCGGTCTACACTGCTCTGCTGGGCGACTACGAGGACATCAGCGAGCAGCCCATCGCACGGGAGACCGATGTGCCGTTCATCTGCCTGACCGACCGCGACGATCTGCTCAGCGACACCTGGACCTTCGTGCTCGCGGAGCTTCCCTTCCCGTTCGACCTCGTGCGTAGCCAGCGGGACTTCAAGATCCGCGGTCATCGTGTCCTGGACGAGTACGACGAGACGCTCTACATCGACAATTCTGTCCAGCTCCACGAGACGCCGGACGTCATTCTGGACGAATGGCTCGCCGACGCGGACTTCGCGGTGTCGGAGCACAGCTTCCGCGAGCGTGTCATCGACGAGTTCGATGAGATCGTGCGACTCAACTACGACGACGCCGGCCGTGTCAACGAGCAGCTCCTCCACTACGCGGAGGCTTATCCCGATGTCCTCCATGAGCGTCCGTACTGGAACGGGATGCTCGCTCGCCGGAGCACTGCCGCGGTGGCGGAGACGATGCGCATCTGGTTCGACCATGTCTTGCGGTACTCGCGGCGCGACCAGCTCTCCGCCAATGTCGCCTTCTCCCTCGGCCCGGCAGGGGTCCACTCCATTGCGGAGAACAACAACCGTTCGTCCTGGCACCGCTGGCCGGTCGATGTGAGACGACGGGTGGAGCAGAGCGTCCTCACCGGACGGCGGACCGGTCCGCTTCTCGCTGAGGTCGCCCGGCTGGAACGCGAAGTGCTCCTTCAGAAGAGCCGTTCTGACGAGCTCGTCGGCGAGGTCGAGGTCGCAGATCGGCGCAGGCAGGCGGCCGAGAGGGAAACGGCGCGGGCCATCGCAGAGAAGGCGTGTATCGAGCAGCGACTCGCCGAGACCCTTGGCACTCTGTCGCGGCGCGCCTCCCGGCCGATCCGCGCCGTCAGAGAGAGCCTGCGGAAACGCACATCGGGAGGGCCGACCGATTAGGGTCCTCGTCACCGGCGCTGCCGGGTTCATCGGAGCCAACCTCGTCCGTGCGCTGCTGGAACGTGGCGACGTCGTCGTCGGTATCGACTCGCTGACCCCGTATTACGATCCGTCGCTCAAACAGGCCAACCTCGCCGGCCTGGTGAACGATCGCTTCCGGTTCATCGAACAGGATGTCGCCGATCTGGACGCCGAGGCTCTGCGCTCGCTTCGGGTCGACGCCATCGTCCATCTTGCCGGTCAGCCCGGCGTCCGCGGGTCCTGGGGCGAGCAGTTCGGCGCTTACGCGCACGCGAACATCTCCACGACGCAGCGACTGCTCGAGGCGATGAAGGCCGTCCCCGATGCGCGCCTCGTCTACGCCTCCTCGTCCTCGGTCTATGGACAGGCCGAGAGCTACCCGACGACGGAAGACACGATCCCGGCGCCTCACAGCCCTTACGGCGTCACGAAACTCGCGGGGGAGCACCTCGTCCACCTCTACCGGGCCAATGACGGACTCGACACCGTCGCCTTCCGTTTCTTCACCGTCTACGGTCCGAGCCAGCGGCCGGACATGGCTTTCACGCGCTTCCTGAAGGCCGCGGCGACGGGCGAACCGGTCCACGTCTATGGCGATGGCGAGCAGATCCGCGACTTCACCTATGTCGGCGACATCGTGGCCGCTGTGCTCGCGGCGATCGACGCGGAGGGGCGCCTCCCCCGCGTGATGAATCTGTCAGGAGGTTCGAGCGCCTCCGTGAACGAGGTGCTCGATGTCATCGGCGACATCACGGGCTGCCCGGTCGAGGTCCGGTACGAGACCTCCGTGCGGGGCGATGTTCTCCGCACCGGAGCCATGAACGACCTCGCCAGGAGCGCGATCGGCTGGACTCCCCGGGTGTCGCTGAGCGAGGGACTCCGTCGCCAATGGAAGGCTGTGCGGGTTTAGAGGTGGTTTCAGTAGTCGGCGTGGCGGTGGTTGTTGTGGCTGGTTAGCGGGGATGCTGGTCGAGTGTCGACGCTTGCTGAGGATCGGTTCATTACGGATATGTTGTGGGAGCGGCTGGAGCCGTTGATTCCGCCTCGGCCGCCTGTGGTCAATGGGCGGGCTGGGCAGCCTCGGGTTCCTGACCGGAAGGTGTTCGCTGGGATCGTGTTCGTGCTGCTGACGGGGATCCCGTGGAAGAAGCTCCCGCCCGAGTTGGGGTATGGGTCCGGGGTCACTTGTTGGCGGCGTCTGCGTGAATGGTCCGAAGCGGGCGCGTGGGATGCACTGCGGAAGATCATGCTCGACGAACTCGGCCAGGCTGGCATGATCGACTGGTCAAGAACCTGCCTGGACTCCGTAAGTGTCCGGGCGAAAAGGGGGGGCGATCTCACTGGACCTAACCCCACGGATCGTGGGAAACGGGGCACCAAGTACCATGTCCTGACCGACCGCAACGGACTCCCGCTGCATGTGGAGATCTCCGGCGCCAACCGACACGACTCCATGCTCGTGGAACCTGTGTTAGACAACATCACCGCGATCAAGGGCGTCGGCCGCGGTCGGCCCAGACGCCGCCCGGTTATCTTCCACGCCGATAAGGCTTACGACAACCGCCGCGTCCGCTGTTACCTGCGTTGTCGTGGGATCAAGGCACGCATCGCACGAATCGGAGTCGACTCCAAACAGTGACTGGGTAAACACTGTTGGGTAGTCGAACGCACCATGGCCTGGATCCTCGCCTTCCGGAAACTCGCCACTCGCTACGACCGCACCGCCTCAACGATCACGGCGCTCGTCGCTCTAGCAATCGCGATCACCAGCGCCCGCAAACTCACCAAAAACGACTACTGAAACCACCTCTTAGCCGCGAGCCTGCGATGTGTCGTTCACCGAGACCTCGACATCCAGGCGGATGAGGCCCGAGCCCTGCTGCGGCGCGTCCACCTCGAAGGTCGCGGCCGGATTCAGGCGGAAGAGCGAGCGTCCCGCACGTTCCTCCAGAGAGCCGTTCACGATGTAGTTGCCGGAGCCGAGCCTGTGGTGCGGGAAGGTGAATTCGACCGTGTGCTCGCCCGCCGCGGTGGGAAGGTCGACGCCCAGCATCGTGGTGTCGACGCCATAGACCGGCTGTCCGGTGGACGTCTCGATCGCGATGCTCGCCACGAGGGGCTCCTGGGCGCTCCTGAGGTCGTACCGGTAGCGGAAGGTGAGATCGCTCGTCGCTGTGACGATGATGCGCTCCTCGGCGACTGTCGCACCGGCGACCTCGATCCCGACGATTCGCGCCGACGGCTCGACCGCCTCGCTGTGGGTGTGTTCGTGCTCCAGGCGTTCCTGCTCGAAGCCGAAGCGCAGAACGCGCAGCCCCTCCGACGGCTCGCCGTCGAAGATCATGTTGCCGTGGTTCAGGACGACGACACGGTCGCATAGCCGGCCGACCTGCTCGGCGGAGTGGCTGACGAGCACGATGGTGCGCCCGTCGCGCTGGAACTCCTGGATTTTGTCCATGCACTTCCGCTGGAACGGTTCGTCCCCGACGGCGAGGACCTCGTCCACGAGGAGGAGATCGGGATCGACATGCACGGCCACGGCGAACGCCAGGCGTACGTACATGCCGGAACTGTAGAATTTGACCTGGGTGTCGATGAAGGACTCGATCCCCGAGAAGTCCACGATCTCATCGAAGTAGCGGTCGGTCTCTTTCCGCGTCATGCCCAGGATCGCGGCATTGAGGTAGACGTTCTCCCGACCGGTCAGGTCCGGATGGAATCCGGCGCCGAGTTCGAGGAGCGCTGCCATCCGCCCCCGTCGCGCCACGGTCCCCGTGGTCGGCTCGATGATGCCGCCGACGACTTTGAGGAGGGTGCTTTTACCCGATCCGTTGTGGCCGACGAGACCGACTGTGCTGCCGATCGGGATCTCCAGGTCGATGTCGCGGAGAGCCCAGAAGTCGTCGCGATGCTGGCGCGAGGCGCTGAAGTTGACGACGCGTTCCTTGAGGGACTTGTCCTTGTGCAGCACGAAGCGTTTGGAGACGCCTACGGCGGAGATGAGTGAAGGCATGGGCATATGGGGTCACAGCTCCTGAGCGAAATTGCCCTGCAGACGGGAGAAAGTCCGCTGCGACAACCAGAGAAGAATGACGCTGACGAGGAGCGTCACGAGGAGGCGGACACCGAGATTCGGAGGCCACACCTGGCTGAGCGCGCCCTCGGACACGCTGCCGGCTGCCCAGAGGGCTTTCTGCATCGAGATGATGGCGACCGTCACCGGGTTGGTGAGGTAGAGCTGCTCCAACCAGCTCCCCTGGAGGAGCTTGTGGACGTAGGTGTACGAGTAGACGATCGGCGACCCCCAGAACAGGATGACGACGGCGATCTCGATCAGATGCTGCGTGTCCCGCAGGTAGACGTTGACCGCCGACAGGAAGAGCCCGATCGCCGTTGCGAAGACGACGAGCGTGACGACCGCCAGGGGCGCCAGAAGCAGGCTGAGGTTCCACCCGAACGGCACGGTGGAGAGGAGGACGATGGCGATCGTCAGCACCACGAGCTGCACCAGGAAATTGAACAATGCACCGCCGATCGCGCTCAGCGGGAAGATCTCACGGGGCAGGTACACCTTCTTGACCAGACCGGCGTTCGCGAGGATCGAGGTCGTGCTGCCGGTCACGATTTCGGAGAAGAGCCCCCACATCGTCAACCCGATGAAGACGAAGATGGCGAAGTCCGGTGTCGCCCGCGCGGCGCCGAGCACCTGACCGATCGCGAAGTAGTAGATCAGGAGCTGTGCCAGCGGGCGGAACAGGCTCCACACGACTCCGAGCGAGCTGTCTTTGTAGCGCGCCTTGAGCTCGCGCTTCACCAGCAGGCCGAGCAGCTCGCG
This genomic window from Leifsonia xyli subsp. cynodontis DSM 46306 contains:
- a CDS encoding dTDP-4-dehydrorhamnose 3,5-epimerase family protein; amino-acid sequence: MQIRELTIPDAYEITPVQHADDRGLFFEFYRFDRLEEAVGHSLDLKQGNTSVSRRGSVRGIHFADIPPSQAKYVMAPRGAVLDFVIDIRVGSPTFGQWDSVLLDDKDRRALYVAEGLGHCFVALTDDATVSYLVTDVYTPTREHGINPLDSDIALTFPVPEDELLLSLKDTDAPGLAEAQASGLLPTWDAARDFYASLAHK
- the rfbB gene encoding dTDP-glucose 4,6-dehydratase yields the protein MKILVTGGAGFIGSNFVRRTLQDAYPGLEGAEVVVLDALTYSGNLANLEPVSDSPRYTFVKGDIRDGGLLDELFPSVDAVVHFAAESHVDRSVRDASIFVETNVLGTQQLLDAALRNEVKRFVHVSTDEVYGSIAEGSWDEERPLEPNSPYSASKAGSDLLARSYFHTHGLNLSITRCSNNYGPYHFPEKVIPLFVTNLIDDKHVPLYGEGNNIRDWLHVDDHTRGIAMVLVNGRAGEIYNIGGGTELTNKELTQLLLDATGKDWSYVDRVADRLGHDLRYSVDISKIRSELGYEPLVPFEQGLAEVVQWYRDNRTWWEPLKARAALDS
- a CDS encoding glycosyltransferase family 4 protein, with product MTTTLRVVVDDLTGVAPGGSRRYTEELTRQLIATAPPGCDVQAVVSNISDDKLDEVRLLLPGVADVIRLPLAHRELALAWQSGLPVGSLSGMLHAPALLAPLRQHGQTDASEQIAVTIHDTLAWSHPETIGTARALWTKSMAKRARRFADAIVVPTHAVASRLADELDFGDRIRVIGGAPTTTVRLPADADERAARLELPETYALTLGSIMPRRGVAALIRAVARPEVHGIPLLIVGPDRYGERSASGVAAAAGLPEDRVRALGRLSDPDLAVVLDRATVFVYPSLAEGFGLPIVEAFTFGLPVIHSDDPALVEVAGGASLVVERPGRSEDDAAYTDRLAEAIGRVHGEPDLRARLSVLASDRARAFSWRDSAERVWQLHADL
- the rfbD gene encoding dTDP-4-dehydrorhamnose reductase, with product MARYLIAGARGQLGQDLQRALAGRDVTALGRADLDVTDRDPVLAAVAGHDVVINASAYTKVDDAETHEDDAYAINATGTENLAVAAAQHGATFVTVSTDYVFDGSGAEPYAEDTPRDPINAYGRTKAAGEELALAAHPDGTYIVRTAWLYGAGGANFAKTMVRLAESHETVSVVADQLGQPTWTGDLAEQIVALLDSDAPPGVYHGTNSGQASWFAFAKAVFSAAGLDPDRVLPTDSATFIRPAPRPSYSVLGHEGWRRVGLEPMRPWEEALADAAQHGVLDQERNDDDTQGGGR
- the rfbA gene encoding glucose-1-phosphate thymidylyltransferase RfbA: MRGIILAGGSGTRLWPITKGISKQLMPIYDKPMIYYPLSTLMMAGINEILIITTPEYNDQFRALFGDGSALGIRIEYAVQPSPDGLAQAFVIGEEFIGDESVALVLGDNIFHGTGLGSALRQHTDIDGALIFAYQVSDPTAYGVVEFDDDFTARSIEEKPAQPKSEYAVPGLYFYDNSVVEIAKTIEPSARGELEISTVNERYLEAGRLQVQVLDRGTAWLDTGTFESMMQASEYVRVIEDRQGFKVGCIEEIAWRAGWISDAQLSELSQPLVKSGYGQYLRRLLGG
- a CDS encoding glycosyltransferase family 2 protein, with product MPRSAEATAVVTVSYNSSGQFGSFLGSLQSEIDNGHPVVIADNGSADIDETRRVASAHGARVLALAENHGYGGAVNLAVRTLPESVDAVLICNPDIIVSPRSIEVLRERLDSDERIAAVGPRILNEDGTVYPSARSIPSLRTGIGHALFVRVWPTNPWTRAYRSERRLEARDVGWLSGACVLVRRQAFERIGGFDEAYFMYFEDVDLGFRFARSGYRNRYEPAASVIHHGGLSTRSESKRMLVVHHDSAYRFLAGKYPGPLLAPVRVALRAALSVRAWLLTRGR
- a CDS encoding rhamnosyltransferase WsaF family glycosyltransferase, which encodes MTAVSRLFSRAVERGPRVIARKTRTAYSMLKNNGLRATFGYLKFKIGSVTGPQRPRLLVDLADAAAVDWTELPARITDPIVVSDRPVRIAWIMSPPGKESGGHQNLFRFIRFAELAGHICDVYLYNAGDAVIDLPVIRDMLESSEAYPRLDGELRIWDRSVGVADGTEAIFATGWETAYPAFLDESRARRLYFVQDFEPLFYPLGSEALLAQNTYRFGFHGITAGGWLADKLRTEYGMKADHFDFSVDRSLYTFDNTGRRNEIFFYARPVTPRRAFEFGLMVLTEFAKMRPDVKINLAGWDVSNWEIPFEFDNLSSLQLSELNAVYNRCAAGLVLSLSNMSLLPLELLSSGVIPVVNDGANNRMVSGNEYIVYVPTSPMAIAQKLAEIVDRPDAPAYAALASKSVADTTWEDSGRAFVAAFERAMRG